The Coffea arabica cultivar ET-39 chromosome 6e, Coffea Arabica ET-39 HiFi, whole genome shotgun sequence genome contains the following window.
ATTAGAGACACATCAGGGGCTGGGATGCAGGGGTCTCTTTTACCTTTTTGTTCCGCTGCTGCATAGCATGTGTGTGCGCTAAATATTAGCGGTCCAAATATGGGTGTGGGGACTTCAAATCTTGGGAGCCACCGAATCAAGGTTCGTTCAATGTATATGGATATTGGAATCTTTAATTTGAGCCCTGTGCTAAAAAAAATTCTCTCTTTCCCCGTCGGCCTCATCATGATGTTGTTCCCCGAAACGTCCCTTTAATATCTGCCCTTTGACAAATATGCTCTGCACGGTCTTCTACTCCAGCATCTATCCATTAATTCATACCATGCACTCAGTATTTTTCTGCTCGGTCGTTCAAAATCACATTTATATCTGCCAAATTTCTCGTACCCCATGAATGCActttatatttcaatttgtttgTAGCTGgccggcaaaaaaaaaaaaaaaaaaacaatagtgGCACTGGTAACGGGTATTGGATATGGAGTAGTATATCATAATCAGGACAATTTGTCCCACTTGCTCTCAACGTCACTCATCTTTGCATGTGACCTGTCCATAAAGAGAAGGAACATGAGATTTGCTGTGTGGATTTTTGGACATTTGATACTACAACCCTCCATCGCCGCGGACATGCATTCGCAACTGGTTACAGTCGTGCCTCTTGTttatacaaaaagaaaaaccccaACTTTTGTTAGATGATCATCCGATGGTAGTATTTCCTTTGCAAACTGAACCATTCTCAAAGCAGTCTCCTGTCCTTTTAAGAGCAGAGTAGGCAGGAGAAGACAAACAGGAACAAGTAATCAGTGAAGATGCTGTTTTAAAGGCTGTCATCGTTGGAAGATGGAAaagaaccctttttttttttttttttacatctgTCAAGGAGCAACCATCCAAGTAACCGAGATAGTGAGATCCATTGGCAGAATATTTTATTGGCTTTGGAGTGGAATCAACTTGATCGGTTAACCCGATTTTAAAGCCATTAAGAATTCAGGCTGAGAGATCTAATCGGAGTAAAATCAGATCTCTTCCGTACCCCGCATTTACATTCTTCCTGGGGTTACGGATGCTACGGTTACATGCCTGCAGAGAGAGCAGCTTCCTTATACTGCGGGGTTTAGTGTCTAAACACAACAACAGCAAAGCAATACAGCGGAAGTGCGGATCTGGTGAAGTGAAGATTGGTGATACTGAAGACAATGTCCTCTGCTCAATTTTGTGGTACAATTATTGCAGACTGGTTGGGAAGCATCAGTAAGACAGCCACCACTTAGACAGCCTACAATGTGTCAAATGTCCTCCTTCAAGAAATCACAGGTTATCTCATCTCAAGTGCAAAAATGAAAGTCCCAAAATAAAAGCCGTGTGGCACTCCCTGCAATATTGTACCAGAAAGAGtgaataacaataataataagtCAAATGTTGTTGAGGGCCATTGCCATTGCCATTGCCATTGTACTGCAAATCGATGAAGGTCACTTCAGTtatctgcttggtttaaaaattagACAGAACAGGACCCCTAGTACATCAAcgaacagtttttctatttttttgggttttgttaGGGGGGAATGGGATGGGATGGTTAGGAACGAATCACAACTTCGCATTGAGCTCCTTCACGTGCCGGTGAAGTCCAATATATATAACTCAACTATTCATGCTATTATCTGCATAATTTCTTCAAACAGAATACTATTCAGCAATTTTGAATGCATTTCATCAGCAGGCAAGATAAGTTAATTTAGTGCGAAACAAATGATTCAACCTCCTTGcaaggtgaaaaatgagcaTAAACATTTGTACAAAAACATATCTcctcttccattttcttttttggagGAGTTAGAAAGCAGTCATTAAGTCAAAGGAGCACACAGATCACAAGTTGGAAAATTCGTAATAACATATAAAAAGTTCTTGGTTTGTAGTTCTACATATCAACATAAGTCTATAGAGCAGCTTAAAGTCTTTTAAGTTATAACAGTTGTGGCATGCTTAAAAAGCATGGAGACAATTCCATTGCGCACACTCGCAGCCTCCATTTGCAGGTGATTGATCTTTCCTTCTGTTTCTTGTTCGAGGCGCTTCATGATGGCTCTCAATTCTCCGGAATTCTAAGCATAGAAACAAAACATTGGACAATTATGTCAGTAACAAGAGAAGAGATAGGTGATAAGTGGCAAAAGTTCTTGCAGCTCAAGGCTGTCTAAAGTAAAATATCACATGGGTTCTCCTAAAATGGCATTGATTACCATGGAAAAATACTCAAAACTGAAACTACGGTATGAGATATAGCCCCCAAACCTAATAATATTGTCTAAGactaataatttaaaaacaaatGTGCACAAAACACTCTCTGGGTTACTTTGTCTTTACAAAAAGCACCTCCTCAGATCTGAAGTATATATGTTAGAGCAAATCGGACTTTCTCTTGGAAAATAAAGGTTAAACTGTTAATAAGTTTTAACAAATTCTGGCTCTGTCCTGGTATGTCAAACTTTGGAAATTAGGTAATTGTTGCATTCCAACATGACTCCCAAAACTAAGATTTAGTACGGTAGCTACCTCTGCCTCGTTCTTTCGGAACTCGAGCTCCATTTCTCTATGATGTCCAGCTACCTCCTTTTCAGCCTCTTCCTTGGCTTGTGTAAGTTTGCGTACTCTCTCTGGAATAAAGGACACGAGTTTTCACGGAACCCAAAAAAGAGAACTAGGTCCTAATTTCGacatcatgaaattttcaccAAGGATCTGCACCAATTTTACAAGCTAAATATATTACATATTTTTGTGTTAGTTAAGATTTTCTAGCTCTATATTAAGAGTAATAATGCCATAAGCTGGGGGTGCTTATTTCAACCTTCATTTAGAGAATCCTCGATCGTCAACGACCTCCATGAGGTTATCAGTACAGTCTTGAAACAATAATTTGCATACTAGGCATGAGGCAATTGTATTTGCTACTGTAATCAAATTCATTTTATAAACTCCAACACTCTGCAACTAATATTTCCTTCTTACATTATCATAGTTAAGCAACATTTTCAGCTCAAAAAAGATACCGCAATCAGTATGGCTTAGAATGAAGATGCATTCAAGCCAGGGAAGACATGCATACTCGTGTAATTAATGATTATCAAAAGGAGTTTGCAGAATCCAAACATCAAAAGCTATCCGTTATCTATTCATCAGAGGGACAAAACAGTCAATCTCTCCCTCTTCAATGATCCTATGAATCATTCACATTCAAGTCATAAGCACAGACAGTCTGGGAAGACTAGCACTAGATTTTTATGGAGGACATACGGCATCAAAATCATGCATCTGCTGCAAATTCAGATCACACTTAAAAACACAAGCACAAAGTGAAAGAGGGTTTACCAGTTTTGGCAGCATTCACAATTTGCTGAGCTTCATGTTCTGCAGCCAGAAGTAATCGAACAACAATTTGGCGCCTGTTGGCTGCGTCCATTGTGCATGCTGTAAAAGCAGTATAAGAGATGACAACAAAGGCAACGAGGAAGAAGTTTGAAAGTCGACAATAGCAAGTTGCTCAAGAGAAAACGTAGAAGCAAAGCAGATACTGGAACCGTACAATCATAAAATGGTGGCTTTGAATTAAATAACTAAAGAAATATCTTGGTGATGTTTATGAGGAGGAAAACGTAAGAAATGGGCACCACAGAGAACAATTCAAACCCTCCACTCCTGAAGAGTTCTCGTCACCAAAAAGCCTCCCTTAATCAGAATTGAATCAAGGACAAGGGACTATCCACGAACACATTGAAATTTCAACGGCTAATCAGCCCATTTTGGAAAAGCCACAATCCAATTCCTCAAGCGCCTGAAGCGATTAATATCACCCCAATAATTCACAATAAAATAGAACTGCTGTACTTATCAACATATCTTGGTTAGGGCCTAGAGGTATTTGTTCCTCATCTTAGAACAAAGGTCCAATCCCACCTGTCCCCAGGCCCCCTTCCGCAGTCTCGTAATTTGCATTGTTTCAGACTAGTATCAACTAAACTAaccccaaaaatttttttttaaaaaaaagacacTAGTAGCAATCAATCCTCCACCAACAGCATAGTAACTCCAAGGGCGGCATTAAGTAAACCGAAGAACCGCATAACAGTAATTACTCAataaagaaattataaattcaagACAATGATGCCTATTCTGTGGCACCAAAAACTTTTCCACCACGACGAATCAAAAGGTAAATTAGAAGGGCTTAAGGAAGTCTACGTAAGCCCATATGTCCAACATCAAACGAGGACAACTAGTAAAATTAATCTGTATTCGTCAAGGACCCCGGGGCCCGGTGGGTGCAGCAATGGGGCCAACGAAGGCAGTTATGACAAAAGACGACGCGATAATGCGAAAAGagtttaaaatgaagcaaacaAACCATGAAACCATCAGTAACAGTAGGAAGGGGAGAGGGGCTAAAGCGTATGCCGATGTAAATAACAACGGGGACGAATGGGATGTAGTACCTGGTGGTGATCGGTGATGGATTATTTTGATCTAAAATTGAAGATAAATTCGGTAGAATCTGAGAATCGGGGAGGAGATAGTAGTGGAACGTCTCTTACTTTCTACCGGCACCGCACTGTATTGTCACAATCGCTCTGTTCTGTTCCGTTTCGGCTCGCTACTTACTACTGCTACTGCCAGTGTTGTCGTTTTCTCGACTTTGGGCTGTCTTTTCTGTATTCCGTATCAGAGTGGACCCCCAAAGATAGCCTAATAAGAGTCATCTCATGAAATCAAAAAGTTGGGCTTCATTTAACATATTGTGATACATGCGCACATTTGTTGGGCTGATTCTAGTTGGTGGCTTTTTATGGTGTGATTTAGACATATTCCATCCTCAAAGCCCAGCTCAACTAAAACTGCTACTGACGTTAAAATCTCCCTTGAGTGGAGCGGGGCTGAATAAAGAAATTTTCTATTCTTTTGCCAACAATCtttccgtttggattagctatttttggggtgtttttgaaaaactttgttgtagcagagtttttagagtatattttgaaatatttttagaaaatattttgaaatattttttattggcACTTTATTATGAGATATttggtaaaattttaaaaaaatttaaactaatttttagattatcttttagagtactttgTTGTAACTTTTATCGTATTTGAAAAACACTCTAAAAACAGGAGATCCAAACAAAGCCAGTTAAGCAAGAAGCAACTAATTTCATCCCACGAGGGAATACCAAAAGGGATTAATCGAGATGCGCCTTATAGCAGAAACTTCAAAAGTCCCAAGAGAAAAAGCTAACAAATTTGacacaaaaatttagaaaaagaaaaaccttgAGAACGTCAAAaggaccaaaaacaaaaaaaaagatattaatCCTAAATAACAACAAAAggaatataataaattttagaGTTGATCCAGTAATTAATCCAGTAGTTAGGAGAGAGCTTGTTCTTTCTCCCGTCCAATTTAGAATTCGAACTTGTACCTAAAGGGGTGGAAAGGTTGTCCCGTGGCTCATTCCTTCCATTATTAATTTAGAATTCGAATCTCGAGTGTGATCTTTAGAGTGGAAAAGGTGGGAGGAttgtaaaaaaaagaaaaagaaaaaagggaacaTGACAGATTATTTCAGACAAACATAACTTCGCTAGcggatttattattatttttgatgACTACACTGAAAGGTAAAGgctaaaaaaaacaaagagagagagagagaagcccGGCCCGGTACAAGGATGACTTTAGGCACAAATAAAACTAGTGCCCACTGCCGAGATAGAAAAGCAGGCAACTCATTATACACAACTTATTAATGGAAGGACTGCTTGATTTTGCCTCCCAGGCCCAGAGTGGGCAGTCTTCCGTTCCGTTGCATGCTGATGCAGCATACAGACAAGAGTTGCGGTGCTTAATTAATTA
Protein-coding sequences here:
- the LOC140009294 gene encoding V-type proton ATPase subunit G1-like, producing MDAANRRQIVVRLLLAAEHEAQQIVNAAKTERVRKLTQAKEEAEKEVAGHHREMELEFRKNEAENSGELRAIMKRLEQETEGKINHLQMEAASVRNGIVSMLFKHATTVIT